A window of Marinobacter salarius contains these coding sequences:
- a CDS encoding SUMF1/EgtB/PvdO family nonheme iron enzyme: MSGNVAEWVNDYYAPDYYQKSEKVNPTGPETGKAVPVTPKQKEPERVMRGADYEGPIINSSAVSRRVVPESAVPLNSGFRCVRN; this comes from the coding sequence ATGTCCGGCAATGTAGCAGAGTGGGTCAACGACTATTACGCCCCAGATTACTACCAGAAATCGGAGAAAGTTAATCCCACGGGCCCAGAAACAGGTAAAGCGGTACCCGTAACCCCTAAACAAAAAGAACCCGAAAGAGTCATGCGTGGTGCTGACTACGAAGGTCCAATTATCAACAGTTCTGCCGTTTCCCGGCGAGTAGTTCCTGAATCAGCTGTACCACTGAATAGCGGGTTCCGCTGTGTAAGAAACTAG